Proteins encoded by one window of Lathamus discolor isolate bLatDis1 unplaced genomic scaffold, bLatDis1.hap1 Scaffold_144, whole genome shotgun sequence:
- the SUPT5H gene encoding transcription elongation factor SPT5 isoform X1, whose product MSDSDDSNFSEDESERSSEAEEAEAEEERASAAGSEKEEAEEEEEEEEEEEEYDEEEEEEDDDRPAKKPRHGGFILDEADVDDEYEDEDQWEDGAEDILEKEEIEASNIDNVVLDEDRSGARRLQNLWRDQREEELGEYYMKKYAKSSVGETVYGGSDELSDDITQQQLLPGVKDPNLWTVKCKIGEERATAIALMRKFIAYQFTDTPLQIKSVVAPEHVKGYIYVEAYKQTHVKQAIEGVGNLRLGYWNQQMVPIKEMTDVLKVVKEVTNLKPKSWVRLKRGIYKDDIAQVDYVEPSQNQISLKMIPRIDFDRIKARMSLKDWFAKRKKFKRPPQRLFDAEKIRSLGGDVASDGDFLIFEGNRYSRKGFLFKSFAMSAVITEGVKPTLSELEKFEDQPEGIDLEVVTESTGKEREHNFQPGDNVEVCEGELINLQGKILSVDGNKITIMPKHEDLKDMLEFPAQELRKYFKMGDHVKVIAGRFEGDTGLIVRVEENFVILFSDLTMHELKVLPRDLQLCSETASGVDVGGQHEWGELVQLDPQSVGVIVRLERETFQVLNMYGKVVTVRHQAVTRKKDNRFAVALDSEQNNIHVKDIVKVIDGPHSGREGEIRHLFRGFAFLHCKKLVENGGMFVCKTRHLVLAGGSKPRDVTNFTIGGFAPMSPRISSPMHPSGAGQRGGFGSGGMSRGRGRRDNDLIGQTVRISQGPYKGYIGVVKDATESTARVELHSTCQTISVDRQRLTTVGSRRPGGMTSAYGRTPMYGSQTPMYGSGSRTPMYGSQTPLHDGSRTPHYGSQTPLHDGSRTPAQSGAWDPNNPNTPSRADEDFEYGFDDEPTPSPQGYGGTPNPQTPGYPDPSSPQVNQPYNPQTPGTPAMYNTEQFSPYAVPSPQGSYQPSPSPQSYHQVAPSPVGYQNSHSPASYHPTPSPMAYQASPSPSPVGYSPMTPGAPSPGGYNPHTPGSGIEQSSSDWVTTDIQVKVRDTALDSPSVGQTGVIRSVTGGMCSVYLKDSEKVVSISSEHLEPVTPTKSNKVKVILGEDREATGILLSIDGEDGIVRMDLEEQLKILNLRFLGKLLEA is encoded by the exons ATGTCGGACAGCGACGACAGCAACTTCTCTGAGGACGAGAGCGAGCGCAGCAGCGAGGCCGAGGAGGCCGAG GCCGAGGAGGAGCGCGCCAGCGCCGCCGGCAGCGAGAAGGAGgaggctgaggaagaggaggaggaggaggaggaggaggaggaatacgatgaggaagaggaggaggaagacgACGACCGCCCCGCCAAGAAGCCCCGGCACGGGGGGTTCATCCTGGACGAGGCCG atgTGGATGATGAGTACGAGGATGAGGATCAATGGGAGGATGGAGCCGAGGACATCCTGGAGAAAG AGGAGATCGAAG cttccaACATTGACAACGTGGTGCTGGATGAGGATCGCTCCGGAGCGCGGCGCCTGCAGAACCTCTGGAG GGATCAGCGGGAGGAAGAGCTGGGCGAGTATTACATGAAGAAATACGCCAAGTCCTCGGTGGGAGAGAC GGTTTACGGCGGCTCCGATGAGCTCTCGGACGACATCAcccaacagcagctgctgccggGGGTCAA ggacCCCAACCTCTGGACCGTGAAGTGcaag aTCGGGGAGGAACGCGCCACCGCCATCGCCCTCATGCGCAAGTTCATCGCTTACCAGTTCACCGACACG CCGCTGCAGATCAAGTCGGTGGTGGCACCGGAGCATGTCAAGGGCTACATCTACGTGGAGGCCTACAAACAGACGCACGTGAAGCAGGCGATCGAGGGCGTGGGCAACCTGCGCCTGGGCTACTGGAACCAGCAGATGGTCCCCATCAAGGAGATGACTGACGTGCTCAAGGTGGTCAAGGAGGTCACCAACCTCAAGCCCAAATCCTGGGTGCGCCTCAAGAGGGGCATCTACAAGGACGACATCGCCCAG GTGGATTACGTGGAGCCCAGCCAGAACCAGATCTCCCTCAAGATGATCCCTCGCATCGACTTCGACCGCATCAAAGCCCGCATGAGCCTG AAGGACTGGTTCGCCAAGAGGAAGAAGTTCAAGAGACCCCCCCAGCGCCTCTTCGATGCTGAGAAGATCCG GTCCCTGGGAGGGGACGTGGCCTCCGATGGGGATTTCCTCATCTTCGAAGGGAACCGCTACAGCCGGAAGGGGTTCCTGTTCAAGAGCTTCGCCATGTCGGCTGTG ATCACGGAGGGGGTGAAGCCGACACTGTCGGAGCTGGAGAAGTTCGAGGACCAACCCGAAGGCATCGACCTGGAGGTGGTGACGGAGAGCACAG GGAAGGAGCGGGAGCACAACTTCCAGCCGGGAGACAACGTGGAGGTGTGCGAGGGGGAGCTCATCAACCTGCAGGGCAAAATCCTCAGCGTGGACGGCAACAAGATCACCATCATGCCTAAGCACGAGGACCTCAAG GACATGCTGGAGTTCCCGGCTCAGGAGCTGCGCAAGTACTTCAAGATGGGCGACCACGTGAAGGTGATCGCGGGCCGCTTTGAGGGCGACACTGGCCTCATCGTGCGCGTGGAGGAGAACTTCGTCATCCTCTTCTCTGACCTCACCATGCACGAG ctgAAGGTGCTGCCCCGggacctgcagctctgctcGGAAACGGCCTCCGGGGTGGATGTTGGGGGGCAGCATGAGTGGGGGGAGCTGGTGCAGCTCGACCCCCAGAGCGTGGGGGTCATCGTGCGCCTGGAGCGGGAGACGTTCCAG GTGCTGAACATGTATGGGAAGGTGGTGACGGTGCGGCACCAGGCGGTCACCAGGAAGAAGGACAACCGCTTCGCTGTGGCGCTGGACTCGGAGCAGAACAACATCCACGTCAAGGACATCGTCAAAGTCATCGATGGGCCCCATTCG GGCCGGGAAGGGGAGATCCGGCACCTCTTCCGCGGCTTCGCCTTCCTGCACTGCAAGAAGCTGGTGGAGAACGGGGGCATGTTCGTGTGCAAGACCCGGCACCTCGTGCTGGCCGGGGGCTCCAAG CCCCGGGACGTCACCAACTTCACCATTGGCGGCTTTGCGCCCATGAGCCCCCGCATCAGCAGCCCCATGCACCCCAGTGGTGCTG GCCAGCGCGGAGGCTTCGGCTCCGGCGGGATGAGCCGTGGCCGCGGGCGCCGGGACAACGACCTCATTGGTCAGACCGTGCGCATCTCCCAGGGGCCCTACAAAG GCTACATCGGGGTGGTGAAGGACGCCACCGAGTCCACGGCACGCGTGGAGTTGCACTCGACCTGCCAGACCATCTCCGTGGACCGGCAGCGCCTCACCACCGT GGGCTCGCGGCGCCCGGGGGGGATGACGTCTGCCTACGGGCGCACCCCCATGTACGGCTCCCAGACCCCCATGTACGGCTCCGGGTCCCGCACCCCCATGTATGGCTCCCAGACCCCCCTGCACGACG GCAGCCGCACCCCACACTATGGATCCCAGACCCCACTGCACGACGGGAGCCGCACTCCAGCCCAGAGCGGGGCCTGGGACCCCAACAACCCCAACACCCCCTCCAG GGCGGATGAGGACTTCGAGTACGGCTTCGACGATGAGCCCACCCCGTCCCCCCAGGGATATGGGGggaccccaaacccccaaacgCCCGGGTACCCCGACCCCTCATCCCCACAGGTCAACCAGCCCTACAACCCCCAGACCCCCGGCACGCCGGCCAT GTACAACACGGAGCAGTTCTCCCCCTACGCGGTGCCGTCGCCGCAGGGCTCGTACCAGCCCAGCCCCAGTCCCCAGAGCTACCACCAGGTGGCGCCCAGCCCCGTGGGCTACCAGAACAGCCACTCGCCGGCCAGCTACCACCCGACGCCGTCCCCCATGGCCTATCAG gccagccccagccccagccccgtgGGCTACAGCCCCATGACCCCCGGGGCGCCGTCGCCGGGGGGGTACAACCCGCACACCCCGGGCTCGGGCATCGAGCAGAGCTCCAGCGACTGGGTCACCACTGACATCCAGGTGAAGGTGCGGGACACAGCTCTCGACAGCCCCAGCGTGGGGCAGACCGGGGTCATCCGCAGCGTCACG GGCGGGATGTGCTCCGTGTACCTCAAGGACAGTGAGAAGGTGGTGAGCATCTCCAGCGAGCACCTCGAGCCTGTCACCCCCACCAAGAGCAACAAG GTGAAGGTGATCCTGGGGGAGGACCGGGAAGCCACCGGGATCCTGCTCAGCATCGATGGGGAGGATGGGATTGTCCGCATGGACCTAGAGGAGCAGCTCAAGATCCTGAACCTGCGCTTCCTCGGGAAGCTGCTGGAGGCCTGA
- the SUPT5H gene encoding transcription elongation factor SPT5 isoform X2, with the protein MSDSDDSNFSEDESERSSEAEEAEAEEERASAAGSEKEEAEEEEEEEEEEEEYDEEEEEEDDDRPAKKPRHGGFILDEADVDDEYEDEDQWEDGAEDILEKASNIDNVVLDEDRSGARRLQNLWRDQREEELGEYYMKKYAKSSVGETVYGGSDELSDDITQQQLLPGVKDPNLWTVKCKIGEERATAIALMRKFIAYQFTDTPLQIKSVVAPEHVKGYIYVEAYKQTHVKQAIEGVGNLRLGYWNQQMVPIKEMTDVLKVVKEVTNLKPKSWVRLKRGIYKDDIAQVDYVEPSQNQISLKMIPRIDFDRIKARMSLKDWFAKRKKFKRPPQRLFDAEKIRSLGGDVASDGDFLIFEGNRYSRKGFLFKSFAMSAVITEGVKPTLSELEKFEDQPEGIDLEVVTESTGKEREHNFQPGDNVEVCEGELINLQGKILSVDGNKITIMPKHEDLKDMLEFPAQELRKYFKMGDHVKVIAGRFEGDTGLIVRVEENFVILFSDLTMHELKVLPRDLQLCSETASGVDVGGQHEWGELVQLDPQSVGVIVRLERETFQVLNMYGKVVTVRHQAVTRKKDNRFAVALDSEQNNIHVKDIVKVIDGPHSGREGEIRHLFRGFAFLHCKKLVENGGMFVCKTRHLVLAGGSKPRDVTNFTIGGFAPMSPRISSPMHPSGAGQRGGFGSGGMSRGRGRRDNDLIGQTVRISQGPYKGYIGVVKDATESTARVELHSTCQTISVDRQRLTTVGSRRPGGMTSAYGRTPMYGSQTPMYGSGSRTPMYGSQTPLHDGSRTPHYGSQTPLHDGSRTPAQSGAWDPNNPNTPSRADEDFEYGFDDEPTPSPQGYGGTPNPQTPGYPDPSSPQVNQPYNPQTPGTPAMYNTEQFSPYAVPSPQGSYQPSPSPQSYHQVAPSPVGYQNSHSPASYHPTPSPMAYQASPSPSPVGYSPMTPGAPSPGGYNPHTPGSGIEQSSSDWVTTDIQVKVRDTALDSPSVGQTGVIRSVTGGMCSVYLKDSEKVVSISSEHLEPVTPTKSNKVKVILGEDREATGILLSIDGEDGIVRMDLEEQLKILNLRFLGKLLEA; encoded by the exons ATGTCGGACAGCGACGACAGCAACTTCTCTGAGGACGAGAGCGAGCGCAGCAGCGAGGCCGAGGAGGCCGAG GCCGAGGAGGAGCGCGCCAGCGCCGCCGGCAGCGAGAAGGAGgaggctgaggaagaggaggaggaggaggaggaggaggaggaatacgatgaggaagaggaggaggaagacgACGACCGCCCCGCCAAGAAGCCCCGGCACGGGGGGTTCATCCTGGACGAGGCCG atgTGGATGATGAGTACGAGGATGAGGATCAATGGGAGGATGGAGCCGAGGACATCCTGGAGAAAG cttccaACATTGACAACGTGGTGCTGGATGAGGATCGCTCCGGAGCGCGGCGCCTGCAGAACCTCTGGAG GGATCAGCGGGAGGAAGAGCTGGGCGAGTATTACATGAAGAAATACGCCAAGTCCTCGGTGGGAGAGAC GGTTTACGGCGGCTCCGATGAGCTCTCGGACGACATCAcccaacagcagctgctgccggGGGTCAA ggacCCCAACCTCTGGACCGTGAAGTGcaag aTCGGGGAGGAACGCGCCACCGCCATCGCCCTCATGCGCAAGTTCATCGCTTACCAGTTCACCGACACG CCGCTGCAGATCAAGTCGGTGGTGGCACCGGAGCATGTCAAGGGCTACATCTACGTGGAGGCCTACAAACAGACGCACGTGAAGCAGGCGATCGAGGGCGTGGGCAACCTGCGCCTGGGCTACTGGAACCAGCAGATGGTCCCCATCAAGGAGATGACTGACGTGCTCAAGGTGGTCAAGGAGGTCACCAACCTCAAGCCCAAATCCTGGGTGCGCCTCAAGAGGGGCATCTACAAGGACGACATCGCCCAG GTGGATTACGTGGAGCCCAGCCAGAACCAGATCTCCCTCAAGATGATCCCTCGCATCGACTTCGACCGCATCAAAGCCCGCATGAGCCTG AAGGACTGGTTCGCCAAGAGGAAGAAGTTCAAGAGACCCCCCCAGCGCCTCTTCGATGCTGAGAAGATCCG GTCCCTGGGAGGGGACGTGGCCTCCGATGGGGATTTCCTCATCTTCGAAGGGAACCGCTACAGCCGGAAGGGGTTCCTGTTCAAGAGCTTCGCCATGTCGGCTGTG ATCACGGAGGGGGTGAAGCCGACACTGTCGGAGCTGGAGAAGTTCGAGGACCAACCCGAAGGCATCGACCTGGAGGTGGTGACGGAGAGCACAG GGAAGGAGCGGGAGCACAACTTCCAGCCGGGAGACAACGTGGAGGTGTGCGAGGGGGAGCTCATCAACCTGCAGGGCAAAATCCTCAGCGTGGACGGCAACAAGATCACCATCATGCCTAAGCACGAGGACCTCAAG GACATGCTGGAGTTCCCGGCTCAGGAGCTGCGCAAGTACTTCAAGATGGGCGACCACGTGAAGGTGATCGCGGGCCGCTTTGAGGGCGACACTGGCCTCATCGTGCGCGTGGAGGAGAACTTCGTCATCCTCTTCTCTGACCTCACCATGCACGAG ctgAAGGTGCTGCCCCGggacctgcagctctgctcGGAAACGGCCTCCGGGGTGGATGTTGGGGGGCAGCATGAGTGGGGGGAGCTGGTGCAGCTCGACCCCCAGAGCGTGGGGGTCATCGTGCGCCTGGAGCGGGAGACGTTCCAG GTGCTGAACATGTATGGGAAGGTGGTGACGGTGCGGCACCAGGCGGTCACCAGGAAGAAGGACAACCGCTTCGCTGTGGCGCTGGACTCGGAGCAGAACAACATCCACGTCAAGGACATCGTCAAAGTCATCGATGGGCCCCATTCG GGCCGGGAAGGGGAGATCCGGCACCTCTTCCGCGGCTTCGCCTTCCTGCACTGCAAGAAGCTGGTGGAGAACGGGGGCATGTTCGTGTGCAAGACCCGGCACCTCGTGCTGGCCGGGGGCTCCAAG CCCCGGGACGTCACCAACTTCACCATTGGCGGCTTTGCGCCCATGAGCCCCCGCATCAGCAGCCCCATGCACCCCAGTGGTGCTG GCCAGCGCGGAGGCTTCGGCTCCGGCGGGATGAGCCGTGGCCGCGGGCGCCGGGACAACGACCTCATTGGTCAGACCGTGCGCATCTCCCAGGGGCCCTACAAAG GCTACATCGGGGTGGTGAAGGACGCCACCGAGTCCACGGCACGCGTGGAGTTGCACTCGACCTGCCAGACCATCTCCGTGGACCGGCAGCGCCTCACCACCGT GGGCTCGCGGCGCCCGGGGGGGATGACGTCTGCCTACGGGCGCACCCCCATGTACGGCTCCCAGACCCCCATGTACGGCTCCGGGTCCCGCACCCCCATGTATGGCTCCCAGACCCCCCTGCACGACG GCAGCCGCACCCCACACTATGGATCCCAGACCCCACTGCACGACGGGAGCCGCACTCCAGCCCAGAGCGGGGCCTGGGACCCCAACAACCCCAACACCCCCTCCAG GGCGGATGAGGACTTCGAGTACGGCTTCGACGATGAGCCCACCCCGTCCCCCCAGGGATATGGGGggaccccaaacccccaaacgCCCGGGTACCCCGACCCCTCATCCCCACAGGTCAACCAGCCCTACAACCCCCAGACCCCCGGCACGCCGGCCAT GTACAACACGGAGCAGTTCTCCCCCTACGCGGTGCCGTCGCCGCAGGGCTCGTACCAGCCCAGCCCCAGTCCCCAGAGCTACCACCAGGTGGCGCCCAGCCCCGTGGGCTACCAGAACAGCCACTCGCCGGCCAGCTACCACCCGACGCCGTCCCCCATGGCCTATCAG gccagccccagccccagccccgtgGGCTACAGCCCCATGACCCCCGGGGCGCCGTCGCCGGGGGGGTACAACCCGCACACCCCGGGCTCGGGCATCGAGCAGAGCTCCAGCGACTGGGTCACCACTGACATCCAGGTGAAGGTGCGGGACACAGCTCTCGACAGCCCCAGCGTGGGGCAGACCGGGGTCATCCGCAGCGTCACG GGCGGGATGTGCTCCGTGTACCTCAAGGACAGTGAGAAGGTGGTGAGCATCTCCAGCGAGCACCTCGAGCCTGTCACCCCCACCAAGAGCAACAAG GTGAAGGTGATCCTGGGGGAGGACCGGGAAGCCACCGGGATCCTGCTCAGCATCGATGGGGAGGATGGGATTGTCCGCATGGACCTAGAGGAGCAGCTCAAGATCCTGAACCTGCGCTTCCTCGGGAAGCTGCTGGAGGCCTGA
- the TIMM50 gene encoding mitochondrial import inner membrane translocase subunit TIM50 has product MIIEPTSPKLLPDPLQEPYYQPPYTLVIELTDVLLHPEWSLVTGWRFKKRPGIESFLQQLAPLYEIVVFTSETGMTAFPLIDSVDPHGFISYRLFRDATRYMDGQHVKDISCLNRDPARVVVVDCRREAFCLQPHNGLALPRWDGSSEDRQLYDLAAFLKTIALSGVPDVRPVLEHYALEEDPLAAFKRRRTQLEEEEQQRREELAQGKKPPGLFLGSWAGRLWGRSKQQ; this is encoded by the exons ATGATCATCGAGCCCACCAGCCCCAAGCTGCTGCCGGACCCCCTGCAGGAGCCCTATTACCAGCCCCCCTACACGCTGGTTATCGAGCTCACGGACGTGCTGCTGCACCCCGAATGGTCG ctCGTCACCGGCTGGCGCTTCAAGAAGCGCCCGGGCATCGAgagcttcctgcagcagctggcgCCGCTCTATGAGATTGTGGTGTTCACCTCTGAAACCGGCATG ACCGCGTTCCCGCTCATCGACAGCGTGGACCCGCACGGCTTCATCTCCTACCGCCTGTTCCGTGACGCCACGCGCTACATGGATGGGCAGCACGTGAAG GACATCTCGTGCCTGAACCGGGACCCGGCgcgggtggtggtggtggattGCAGGCGGGAAGCGTTCTGCCTCCAGCCCCACAACGGCCTGGCCCTGCCGCGCTGGGACGGCAGCTCTGAGGACCGGCAGCTCTACGACCTGGCCGCCTTCCTCAAGA CCATCGCGCTCAGCGGCGTGCCGGACGTGCGCCCGGTGCTGGAGCACTACGCGCTGGAGGAGGATCCCTTGGCAGCCTTCAAACGGCGCCGGACGCAGCTGGAAGAG gaggagcagcagcgcCGGGAGGAGCTGGCCCAGGGCAAGAAGCCCCCGGGGCTGTTCCTGGGCTCCTGGGCCGGGCGCCTCTGGGGGCGCTCCAAGCAGCAGTGA